A part of Larkinella insperata genomic DNA contains:
- a CDS encoding RNA polymerase sigma-70 factor — protein sequence MIKPIGNKEVLDLKEGCQSTFEQIFHDYFPRLVKFAYSYISDWEEARNIAQEVLLTLWRKREDLDDNSNINGYLLTLTRNHCLNYLKSFHHKVRRSAELELNQQALQQLDENWLSFKELEEAIQAAIDSLPAQCRQVFVMSRFEHLSHKAIADQLGISHKTVENHIGKALSILRHKLKPYMGMIIFLLEQEL from the coding sequence GTGATTAAGCCAATAGGAAATAAAGAAGTGTTGGATTTGAAAGAAGGCTGTCAGTCAACCTTTGAGCAAATCTTTCATGATTATTTTCCCAGATTGGTAAAATTTGCTTACTCATACATTTCAGACTGGGAAGAAGCCCGCAACATCGCCCAGGAAGTTTTACTTACTCTCTGGCGCAAACGCGAGGACCTGGACGATAACAGTAACATCAACGGGTACCTTCTAACCCTCACCCGCAATCATTGTCTGAATTACCTTAAAAGCTTTCACCACAAAGTTCGCCGGTCGGCGGAACTGGAATTGAACCAACAAGCCCTCCAGCAACTGGATGAGAATTGGCTGTCATTTAAGGAATTAGAAGAGGCCATTCAGGCGGCTATTGATTCGCTACCGGCTCAATGCCGCCAGGTATTTGTCATGAGTCGTTTCGAGCATCTTTCTCACAAGGCAATTGCCGATCAACTGGGCATTTCCCACAAAACCGTCGAAAACCATATTGGCAAAGCCTTGTCGATTCTTCGCCATAAGCTGAAACCCTATATGGGTATGATAATCTTTCTGCTTGAACAAGAACTGTGA
- a CDS encoding FecR family protein, which produces MNATQIARYLANELSEEEAQTLLRWVEDSPENKRLFIQIKNAWSIASLEKVNAADMEYTQRRWQLVKRQLNQETVRPLGTGGWRWVQVAATILLVVGVALLAYFIPTSSQPENSYQTVETPIGKRSRIVLPDQSVVWLNARSKLRYPTRFDHSNREVSLEGEGYFEVRSAPEKPFFVHTDRTTVRVTGTAFNVYAYPAETDQRVILVHGQVAVSHTGSPAFSILKPGFSATIRSTRDPIVIQAVNVAEHTGWTTGKLEFKHLAFEELARRLERRFHIHILFANPKYRQETFSGSFDENEPLEQVLQVIQASSDFNYSIQKDTLLIR; this is translated from the coding sequence ATGAACGCAACACAAATAGCCAGGTACCTGGCCAATGAACTCTCCGAAGAAGAAGCCCAAACACTTCTGCGCTGGGTTGAAGACTCTCCAGAAAATAAACGACTGTTTATCCAGATCAAAAATGCCTGGTCAATCGCCAGCCTGGAAAAAGTGAACGCGGCTGACATGGAGTACACCCAAAGGCGTTGGCAGCTGGTCAAACGGCAATTGAATCAGGAAACCGTCCGACCGTTGGGGACCGGCGGCTGGCGGTGGGTGCAAGTGGCGGCCACGATTCTTCTGGTAGTCGGAGTTGCTCTACTGGCGTATTTCATTCCAACCTCCTCACAGCCGGAAAACAGCTATCAAACCGTAGAAACTCCAATTGGAAAACGGAGCCGAATCGTCTTGCCGGATCAGTCTGTTGTATGGCTCAATGCCCGCTCCAAACTTCGCTATCCAACCCGGTTTGATCATTCAAACCGGGAGGTGAGCCTTGAGGGAGAAGGATACTTTGAGGTCCGATCCGCCCCGGAGAAACCGTTTTTTGTCCATACTGATCGCACTACGGTACGGGTTACGGGCACAGCATTTAACGTTTATGCGTATCCCGCCGAAACTGACCAACGGGTTATTCTGGTGCACGGTCAGGTCGCCGTTTCGCACACGGGAAGCCCCGCTTTTTCAATTCTCAAGCCAGGCTTTTCCGCCACAATCCGGAGTACGCGCGATCCTATTGTCATTCAAGCCGTCAATGTCGCTGAACATACCGGCTGGACAACGGGCAAACTCGAATTCAAACACCTGGCTTTTGAAGAGCTGGCCCGGCGGCTCGAACGACGTTTCCATATCCACATCCTTTTTGCCAACCCCAAATACCGCCAGGAAACATTCAGCGGAAGTTTTGACGAAAACGAACCCCTTGAGCAGGTTTTGCAGGTCATTCAGGCCAGTAGCGACTTTAACTATTCCATCCAAAAAGACACGCTGCTAATCCGCTAG
- a CDS encoding RagB/SusD family nutrient uptake outer membrane protein: protein MKVLIKNSFAALALLACLTACEVDRLPETNIADETFWQSESDIKLANNYLYTFLPGFNTEDNWSDDAFGLAANNISDGSRLAPATATNEYNNVYNLIRAANNTLEKAPRAAGAVSPAVLDRYLAEARFFRAWGYYSLVQKYGGVPLILKTLTEDSPELTQPAASRDEIFRQIYEDLDVAIAKLPTPTALGNADYGRISNTAALAFKARVALFEGTRSKYHQYGTPNTHLTLAVNAAKAVMDSKEHDLFGNYFDLFQLAGEGRQNRENIIVRQYGVSNTDRVSTHNYYRGSLETGNMSPTKSLADSYLMKDGLPISKSPLHKAPVKSTDVFTNRDTRMNATFMKAGDPYMTTKPVFDIANLVFNKTGFTFRKYANIDDWNTQASTTDRALLRYAEVLLTYAEAKYELDGTISDADLDLTINRLRARGGVAKLTNAFAAANGLNMRDEIRRERRVELAQEGFRYWDLIRWKTAETELVKPVLGNYFFKTEYVSSTVNLTPDNYIVVQDASFRRFDPAKDYLWPLPVNELALNPALQQNPGW, encoded by the coding sequence ATGAAAGTGCTTATAAAAAATAGCTTTGCTGCGCTGGCGCTCCTGGCGTGTCTGACGGCGTGCGAAGTGGACCGGTTGCCCGAAACCAACATTGCGGACGAAACCTTCTGGCAGTCGGAATCCGACATCAAACTAGCCAACAATTACCTGTATACGTTTTTGCCGGGCTTCAATACGGAAGATAACTGGTCGGACGACGCCTTTGGACTGGCAGCCAACAACATCAGTGACGGCTCACGGCTGGCCCCGGCTACGGCAACGAATGAGTACAATAACGTCTACAACTTAATCCGGGCGGCCAACAACACCCTTGAGAAAGCTCCCCGGGCCGCAGGTGCCGTTAGCCCCGCCGTACTGGACCGATACCTGGCCGAAGCACGATTCTTTCGGGCCTGGGGCTATTATTCGCTGGTGCAGAAATATGGCGGAGTGCCGCTGATCCTGAAAACCCTGACCGAAGATTCGCCCGAACTGACCCAACCCGCAGCCAGCCGGGATGAAATTTTCCGGCAGATTTACGAGGATCTTGACGTTGCGATTGCGAAACTCCCGACTCCCACGGCCCTGGGAAATGCCGATTACGGCCGAATCTCGAATACGGCGGCTCTGGCGTTCAAGGCGCGGGTAGCCCTTTTTGAAGGTACCCGATCGAAGTACCACCAGTACGGCACCCCCAATACCCACCTGACACTGGCCGTCAATGCCGCGAAGGCCGTAATGGACAGCAAAGAGCACGATCTGTTCGGCAATTATTTCGACCTGTTCCAACTGGCGGGTGAAGGGCGGCAAAACCGCGAGAACATCATCGTTCGGCAATACGGGGTATCGAATACCGACCGCGTATCGACCCATAATTATTACCGGGGCAGCCTGGAAACGGGGAACATGAGCCCGACGAAGAGTCTGGCCGATTCGTACCTGATGAAAGACGGTTTGCCGATTTCGAAGTCTCCCCTGCACAAAGCACCGGTAAAATCGACGGACGTTTTCACCAACCGCGACACCCGGATGAATGCAACGTTCATGAAAGCCGGCGATCCGTACATGACCACCAAACCGGTATTTGACATCGCGAATCTGGTGTTCAACAAAACCGGTTTTACGTTCCGGAAATACGCCAACATCGACGACTGGAACACGCAGGCTTCCACTACGGACCGGGCCCTGCTGCGATACGCTGAAGTGCTGCTTACCTACGCCGAAGCGAAATACGAACTGGACGGTACCATCAGCGATGCCGACCTGGACCTGACCATCAACCGCCTGCGGGCCAGGGGTGGTGTGGCCAAGCTGACCAACGCCTTTGCTGCGGCCAACGGGCTGAACATGCGGGACGAAATCCGCCGGGAACGACGGGTCGAACTGGCGCAGGAGGGCTTCCGGTACTGGGACCTGATCCGCTGGAAAACCGCCGAGACGGAACTGGTTAAACCCGTGCTGGGCAACTACTTCTTCAAAACGGAATACGTCTCCTCAACGGTAAACCTGACCCCGGACAATTACATCGTCGTGCAGGATGCCAGCTTCCGGAGGTTCGATCCCGCCAAGGACTACCTCTGGCCCTTACCCGTTAACGAATTGGCGCTAAACCCGGCATTGCAGCAAAACCCGGGTTGGTAA
- a CDS encoding SusC/RagA family TonB-linked outer membrane protein encodes MKSNIQYFSWLPTLLKTSFLPLLVAGVSPIVAKSNGLPRPERRITVTAEQPISGKVTDEKGEGLPGVSIAVKGTTRGTTTDANGEYKLTVPDENAVLVVSFVGYQRQELTVGNRSVINIPLAVDDKSLEEVVVVGYGVQKKVNLTGAVSTIESKALENRPSPNLANGLQGVTPGLIITRQNGQPGRDNIAIQIRGATSANGNVNPLVLLDGVSVPISTMQTMNPNDVESISVLKDAAAAAIYGAQAAGGVILITTKKGKSGKVTFDYLAQQGIDWGINIPGRMPLLEEAEFSNLARVNSGSAPEYTDFEMENIRNGVPYAINPADTSNYLYFNQEPIANSVLRKYTSMSTHNITARGGTEKLNFLISGGYYNKQGVFKVGPDNYKRYNLRVNLGSQLTRHLSLDSRLSYSNERTKSPSADANNSGLLYQVYRFRTRNPMFTPEGRYNSANNTYATLAEGGYNNYTRNFFDGVFTLTAANFIKGLQLRAVAGTQYRRGDRQLFNRTVPVWAKSKIAGYVNQINSYQLDNELTKNTNLQFLANYDFKAGENHNFGLFAGYQWENYREDNLWSRATNLVSNDLPTLNLGDDKTKTNGQTIRTYAFQSVFGRFNYNYADKYLFEATVRLDESSKLAPGMRQKFFPAASVGWNVHRESWFGDAVPFVSELKLRGSWGRLGGALGDAIGYYDYLSQLSRGNNLVLGDSRTSYIYQGSIPSAALSWETIETTNGGLDLGFFQNRLQFNGDYYVKFNRNMLTAQQLPGTIGIGTPRKNIGELKSWGWEAEIRYRDRIGKEFTYSLAVNVSDNNNRLVSFSNRNVVAAGTNGLIEGYPLNTIWGYQTAGYFATADEVKNWAFQDNRAGAGDVRYVDQNGDGRLSVGKGTVADHGDLVFLGTTNPRYLFGITLGAQWKGFDFTAFFQGVGKRSYRSTAESIAPLLVTWKQPLAIHRDYWTPENQDALFPRPYTGGTHNYLASDKWTLNASYMRLKNLQIGYTLPATLTQKINVSRARFFFSGQDILTISGLGPFQGYFDPETRDNVENDYPFFATASIGLNVSF; translated from the coding sequence ATGAAAAGTAACATTCAGTACTTCAGTTGGCTGCCTACGCTGCTGAAAACGTCTTTTTTACCCCTGCTGGTCGCAGGGGTCAGCCCCATCGTGGCTAAATCAAACGGTTTACCCAGACCAGAACGACGCATAACCGTTACCGCAGAGCAGCCGATTTCCGGCAAGGTAACCGACGAAAAAGGCGAAGGCTTACCGGGTGTAAGCATCGCCGTGAAAGGCACAACCCGCGGAACCACCACCGACGCCAACGGCGAGTATAAGCTGACGGTTCCGGACGAAAACGCGGTGCTGGTCGTCAGCTTCGTGGGCTACCAGCGGCAGGAGCTTACCGTTGGCAACCGGTCAGTTATTAACATTCCGCTAGCCGTTGACGACAAAAGCCTGGAAGAGGTGGTCGTAGTTGGCTACGGCGTGCAGAAAAAAGTCAACCTGACCGGCGCCGTTTCAACCATTGAGTCCAAAGCCCTCGAAAACCGCCCCTCGCCCAACCTGGCGAATGGTCTGCAAGGGGTTACGCCCGGCCTGATCATTACCCGCCAGAATGGCCAGCCCGGCCGCGACAACATTGCCATCCAGATCCGGGGCGCTACCTCGGCCAACGGAAACGTGAACCCGCTGGTCCTGCTGGATGGCGTGAGTGTGCCCATCTCGACCATGCAAACCATGAATCCCAACGACGTGGAAAGCATCAGCGTACTGAAAGATGCCGCGGCAGCCGCGATTTATGGCGCTCAGGCGGCCGGGGGTGTCATTCTGATCACCACCAAAAAGGGCAAGTCCGGAAAAGTAACCTTCGACTACCTGGCGCAACAGGGAATCGACTGGGGAATCAACATTCCGGGCCGAATGCCGCTGCTGGAAGAAGCCGAGTTTTCCAACCTGGCCCGCGTCAATTCGGGAAGCGCGCCCGAATACACGGATTTTGAAATGGAGAACATCCGCAACGGCGTTCCCTACGCCATCAATCCGGCCGACACCAGCAATTACCTGTATTTCAACCAGGAGCCGATTGCCAACAGCGTCCTGCGGAAATACACGTCCATGTCGACCCATAACATCACGGCCCGGGGCGGTACGGAAAAGCTCAACTTCCTGATTTCAGGCGGCTATTACAACAAACAGGGCGTTTTTAAAGTCGGCCCGGATAATTACAAACGGTATAATCTGCGGGTCAACCTGGGCTCCCAACTGACCCGGCACCTTTCGCTCGACAGCCGGTTGTCGTATTCCAACGAGCGAACCAAGAGCCCATCCGCCGATGCCAACAACAGCGGTTTGCTGTATCAGGTCTACCGCTTCCGGACCCGAAACCCCATGTTTACGCCCGAAGGCCGTTACAATTCGGCCAACAACACGTACGCAACGCTGGCCGAAGGTGGTTACAACAACTACACGCGCAATTTCTTTGACGGCGTTTTTACCCTGACGGCGGCTAATTTTATAAAGGGTCTGCAACTGCGGGCGGTGGCCGGAACGCAATACCGCCGGGGTGATCGCCAGCTTTTCAACCGCACCGTTCCCGTGTGGGCCAAATCCAAGATTGCGGGGTACGTCAATCAGATCAATTCCTACCAGCTTGACAACGAGTTGACAAAGAACACCAACCTTCAATTCCTGGCCAATTACGACTTTAAAGCGGGTGAAAACCACAATTTCGGGTTGTTTGCGGGCTACCAGTGGGAGAATTACCGGGAAGACAACCTCTGGTCGAGAGCTACAAACCTGGTGAGCAACGACCTGCCGACGCTGAACCTGGGCGACGACAAGACCAAGACCAACGGCCAGACCATCCGGACGTACGCGTTTCAGTCGGTGTTTGGGCGTTTCAATTACAACTACGCCGATAAGTACCTCTTTGAAGCTACGGTCCGGCTGGACGAAAGCTCCAAGCTGGCCCCGGGTATGCGGCAGAAGTTTTTCCCGGCGGCTTCGGTGGGCTGGAATGTACACCGGGAGTCGTGGTTTGGCGACGCCGTGCCGTTTGTGTCGGAGTTAAAACTGCGCGGGTCGTGGGGCCGCTTGGGGGGTGCGCTGGGCGACGCCATCGGTTATTACGACTACCTCAGCCAGCTAAGCCGGGGCAACAACCTGGTCCTGGGCGATTCCCGGACGTCGTACATTTACCAGGGCTCCATTCCATCGGCCGCCCTCTCCTGGGAAACCATCGAAACCACGAACGGTGGTCTGGACCTCGGCTTTTTCCAGAACCGGCTTCAGTTCAACGGTGATTACTACGTGAAATTTAACCGAAACATGCTAACGGCCCAGCAACTACCGGGCACCATCGGCATCGGTACACCCCGCAAAAACATTGGCGAGCTGAAATCGTGGGGCTGGGAAGCCGAAATCCGTTACCGGGATCGCATCGGCAAGGAGTTTACGTATTCGCTGGCGGTCAACGTTTCCGACAACAACAACCGGCTCGTCAGCTTCTCAAACCGCAATGTCGTAGCCGCAGGAACCAACGGGTTGATTGAAGGCTATCCGCTCAACACCATCTGGGGGTACCAGACCGCCGGGTATTTTGCCACCGCCGATGAAGTTAAAAACTGGGCTTTCCAGGATAACCGGGCCGGTGCGGGCGACGTCCGATACGTGGATCAGAACGGCGATGGCCGCCTAAGCGTGGGCAAGGGGACCGTGGCTGATCACGGCGACCTGGTGTTTCTGGGCACAACCAACCCGCGTTACCTATTTGGAATTACCCTGGGAGCGCAGTGGAAAGGCTTCGATTTCACGGCATTTTTCCAGGGTGTAGGCAAGCGTAGTTACCGCTCAACCGCCGAATCCATTGCCCCGCTGCTGGTGACCTGGAAACAGCCACTCGCCATCCACCGCGATTACTGGACGCCCGAAAACCAGGATGCCCTGTTTCCGCGGCCTTACACCGGTGGTACGCACAACTACCTGGCTTCCGACAAATGGACACTGAACGCCAGCTACATGCGGCTGAAGAATTTGCAGATCGGCTATACGTTACCGGCTACCCTGACGCAGAAAATCAACGTTTCCCGCGCCCGGTTTTTCTTTTCCGGTCAGGATATCCTGACGATCTCCGGGCTCGGTCCGTTTCAGGGTTATTTCGATCCGGAAACCCGCGACAATGTCGAAAACGACTATCCGTTTTTCGCCACGGCTTCAATCGGCCTGAACGTATCTTTCTAA
- a CDS encoding SusC/RagA family TonB-linked outer membrane protein, whose amino-acid sequence MNHKYVTDSGRSGLRIVQKLLFVTLLTIQAGFSQAKSDPVRELIRRKPEQMQLRDFIQLVERTTDYRFFYSDKEVDVNQFVTVQSKTGEIASLLDHTLKKSAFTYRLVHNHIILKPRKPNTTALPAKTSALDTVRIRGRVLDQKEPPGPLPGVTVIVKGTTQGVTTDGDGFFDMGVKAGDLLVFSYVGFSTKEYTVTGRERNMTISLEENVNALNEIVVTGFSEQKVKYLASSVSTVDLANVNNKPITQLSQALQGGTTGINVTQGSGLPGGDAASIKIRGIGSLLGSSPLVLVDGVPFDMNKLDPNTIENISILKDAAAASVYGARAGNGVILITTKRGVAGKVDVQYNGFYGIQTPISTPDFVDAPTYMRMVNEARRNTGGDPTYSEEVITNTANGTDPNRNPNTNWGQLLLRQQSPLQQHALLVSGGNSTARFSLSANYLKQDGLVTNSGFNRATVRANTSVDLRKDIVVFMDLFASRDAQMEPYAYGGNTSRLLNWIFTAPPNIMARFPEKSERPGYAYYGTYGESWNPLAQVEKGGTVQRIRDEVLINLRPKWDINRDLTLKGQFSYRVSSGADKTDREAYVFFDYFTNDKAGWDYGTIKSAGPTNRSSYYYAGGNLDYTKNIGNHRLNVLGGYSQEMNNADAWQEINLISFFGKAYYSYDDRYLVELGMRRDGSSLFAPNRKWGNFPSMAVGWNVSNEAFLKEIPVLSQFKIRGSYGMLGNNAISPYMYQSTINTGNGTENSIGNPNITWEKVGITDIGADVSLFDRQLDVTFDWYSKRTDDLILSPQPTLTSALLTGPLNIGSVKNTGWELKVGFNKSITKDISFSINLGYSRNRSEWLKLSQETPIINGNNIWAKGQAITEYYGFRSMGLIQQGDIDKGIAVFSGQQTGDIRYEDINKDGVINNDDRVLLGPTDPLANYFGNLSFKIKNFDVEALLTGVGNVAAFYTGRIALPLNVSGEGGTPLTWHLDYWTPENTGARFPRLMPTPGNNGLLSDFWQVNGAFTRVRYIQLGYTIPATITNRVGVKNARIYFNAQNPLTFTKMKIIDPETKGDQGTHPIFKTYSLGLNIRF is encoded by the coding sequence ATGAACCACAAGTACGTTACCGACTCCGGTAGAAGTGGCTTGCGTATTGTACAAAAGCTACTGTTTGTCACCCTGCTGACGATTCAGGCGGGCTTTTCTCAAGCCAAATCAGATCCCGTTCGTGAACTTATCCGGCGAAAACCGGAACAGATGCAACTACGCGACTTCATTCAACTGGTCGAACGAACAACAGACTACCGGTTTTTCTACAGTGATAAAGAAGTTGACGTTAATCAATTCGTTACGGTTCAGAGTAAAACCGGTGAAATTGCGTCCCTGCTAGATCATACGCTCAAAAAATCAGCCTTTACCTACCGGCTCGTCCACAACCACATCATTTTAAAACCAAGAAAGCCCAATACTACCGCGTTACCGGCTAAAACATCCGCCCTTGATACCGTCCGGATCCGGGGAAGGGTGCTGGATCAGAAAGAGCCGCCCGGACCGCTGCCGGGTGTTACGGTTATTGTCAAAGGAACCACCCAGGGTGTCACGACCGACGGGGACGGCTTTTTTGACATGGGCGTTAAAGCCGGTGACCTGCTGGTTTTCTCGTACGTTGGTTTTTCAACCAAAGAATACACGGTAACGGGCCGGGAGCGTAACATGACAATCTCGTTGGAAGAGAATGTTAACGCCCTGAACGAGATTGTAGTAACCGGCTTTTCGGAGCAGAAAGTCAAATACCTGGCGAGCTCGGTCAGCACGGTTGATTTGGCTAACGTCAATAACAAGCCGATCACGCAATTGTCGCAGGCGCTGCAAGGTGGCACGACGGGCATCAACGTGACCCAGGGTTCAGGTTTGCCAGGCGGGGATGCCGCTTCGATTAAAATCCGGGGCATTGGCTCGCTGCTGGGTTCATCGCCCCTGGTTTTGGTGGATGGTGTGCCGTTCGACATGAATAAGCTTGATCCGAACACCATTGAAAATATTTCCATTCTAAAAGATGCTGCAGCCGCTTCCGTATACGGCGCCCGGGCCGGTAACGGCGTCATTCTGATTACGACCAAACGGGGCGTTGCCGGTAAAGTAGATGTACAATACAACGGTTTTTACGGTATCCAGACCCCCATATCCACACCTGATTTTGTCGACGCTCCCACGTATATGCGCATGGTCAACGAAGCCCGGCGCAATACGGGGGGCGATCCGACCTATTCGGAGGAAGTAATTACCAATACCGCGAACGGCACCGATCCCAACCGGAACCCGAATACCAACTGGGGTCAACTACTACTCCGGCAGCAATCTCCCCTGCAACAGCACGCCCTGCTGGTATCGGGCGGAAACAGCACGGCCCGTTTTTCATTGTCGGCCAACTACCTCAAACAGGACGGTTTGGTCACCAATTCGGGATTTAACCGGGCTACCGTCCGGGCCAACACCAGCGTCGATTTGCGCAAGGACATCGTTGTCTTTATGGATTTGTTTGCTTCTCGTGATGCGCAGATGGAGCCGTATGCGTACGGCGGAAATACATCCCGCTTACTGAACTGGATTTTTACGGCCCCTCCTAATATCATGGCCAGATTTCCGGAAAAGTCTGAGCGGCCCGGCTATGCTTATTACGGAACCTACGGCGAAAGCTGGAATCCGCTGGCGCAGGTTGAAAAAGGCGGCACGGTTCAGCGGATTCGGGATGAAGTGCTCATTAACCTACGTCCTAAATGGGATATTAACCGGGACTTAACCCTGAAGGGCCAGTTCAGTTACCGAGTATCTTCCGGTGCGGACAAAACCGACCGGGAAGCTTACGTCTTTTTCGATTACTTCACAAACGACAAAGCCGGTTGGGATTATGGAACCATTAAATCGGCCGGACCGACGAACCGCTCAAGCTACTATTATGCAGGCGGTAACCTGGACTACACCAAAAATATTGGTAATCACCGGCTGAACGTGTTGGGGGGCTATTCGCAGGAAATGAATAATGCCGATGCCTGGCAGGAAATCAATCTCATTTCTTTTTTTGGTAAAGCCTATTACAGTTACGACGATCGGTACCTGGTGGAGTTAGGGATGCGTCGGGATGGATCGTCCCTCTTCGCTCCAAACCGTAAATGGGGAAACTTTCCATCGATGGCGGTGGGATGGAACGTGAGCAACGAAGCCTTTTTGAAGGAGATACCGGTCTTGAGCCAATTTAAAATTCGGGGATCATACGGTATGCTGGGAAACAACGCGATTAGCCCTTACATGTATCAGTCGACGATCAACACGGGAAACGGCACGGAAAACTCGATTGGCAACCCGAACATAACCTGGGAAAAAGTGGGGATTACCGATATTGGTGCGGACGTTAGTTTGTTTGACCGGCAATTGGACGTCACATTCGACTGGTATAGCAAACGGACCGACGACCTGATTCTAAGTCCTCAACCGACGCTCACTTCAGCCTTACTAACCGGACCGCTCAACATCGGCAGCGTAAAAAACACGGGTTGGGAGTTGAAAGTAGGCTTTAACAAAAGCATTACAAAGGACATCAGCTTCAGCATCAACCTAGGCTACTCCCGCAACCGCTCCGAATGGCTGAAATTGTCACAGGAAACACCCATTATCAACGGGAACAATATCTGGGCTAAAGGTCAAGCCATTACGGAATACTACGGTTTTCGAAGCATGGGCCTGATTCAGCAGGGTGATATCGATAAAGGCATTGCCGTGTTTTCCGGCCAGCAGACAGGCGACATTCGCTATGAGGATATTAACAAAGACGGCGTCATCAACAACGACGACCGGGTGTTACTGGGGCCGACGGATCCGCTGGCGAACTACTTCGGAAATCTCTCGTTCAAAATCAAAAATTTTGATGTCGAAGCACTCCTGACGGGGGTTGGCAATGTGGCCGCCTTTTATACCGGACGCATTGCCTTGCCCCTGAACGTATCCGGCGAAGGGGGAACGCCGTTAACCTGGCATTTGGATTACTGGACGCCCGAAAATACCGGCGCCCGCTTCCCCCGCCTGATGCCCACGCCCGGTAATAACGGCCTGCTTTCGGATTTCTGGCAGGTCAACGGAGCCTTTACCCGGGTGAGGTACATTCAACTAGGGTACACAATTCCGGCAACTATAACCAACCGGGTTGGCGTTAAAAACGCCCGGATTTACTTCAACGCCCAAAATCCCCTGACCTTCACGAAAATGAAAATTATTGATCCGGAAACCAAAGGAGATCAGGGTACTCACCCGATTTTCAAGACCTATTCGCTGGGCCTGAACATCCGGTTTTAA